The nucleotide window GACGGTGTTCGTGATCAGGTTTAGCCAAAAAATCGCCTACGGTGCGAAACCATGCGCCTACGCCAACGCGCCACATGCTCATCAAAATCAAGAGTGCCAAGATCGCAGTTGCGGCATAAGTGCTAAGATCGTGAGCATATAAATGCGTATCTTCAATGACCTGTTCGGTCACAAGTGGAATGGGGCTTAGGTTAACAAACACTGCAATCAGCCAGCAGAGCAAGATAAGGGCGCCCAGGCCGCCGAAAGTCGCTTTTGCGCCAATTGATCGCGTAAGAAACCCACCGTCGCAATGTTGGTAGCGGGGCCGAGCAGCAAGGCTGTAAGCGCAGCGCCGGCCGAAAGCCCTTTACTCATGAGAACAGCAGCAAGAGGTGTAGCCGAGGCTGCACATACGTAGCTCGGCACGGCAATGATGGTTACTACGAGTACGTCCACGCCGCTGCTTGCCATGCGATACAGCGCTCCGTTCGGTAAAACCGCCTGCACGTAAGCTGCAACAACTAGGCCGGCAACGGTCCATGGGCCGATATGCAAAAGTAGTTCATTCAGATGTCCCCAGAAACGCACGAACACTGAGGATGTTGTTTTGTCTGCTACTGGGCTGCTGGGGGTAGAAGCTGTTTGCTCTAGTGATTTTTCGGTTTTTCTATGCTCCCCGGTGAGTCTGGAGATAACGAGTGCTGCAAAGATGGCCACAGCAACCGCTGCGACAAGGCGAATAGCGGCAAGGTGCCAGCCTAAAAAGCGGGCGGTTAGCGCAAGGGTTTCAATTCCGAGTTCCGGCGTTGCAAGCAAAAACGCAACCACGAGTGCGGCGCTCGCGCCTCGGTCACGCAAAGACTTCGTGATTGGAAGGACTCCGCATGCGCAAATAGGCAGCGGTGCGCCGATGATAGCCCCGCGCGTGGCTTGACGAAGCGAGCTGCCTTTGCCCAACCATCGCATCGGCAGTCGAGAGCCTAAGAGCTGCAGCGCGGCAGCAATCAGCATACCAACGAGCAGCGTCGGTGCGGTATCGAAGGTAAGCTCGAGCCAGGCTTTTCCAATTGAAGTGCGTACTTCGCTGATGGTGTGCTGGGCACCTTGGTGGTGAATCGTTCCGAGGTAGACAATTAACAGAGCAGCAGCGACGGCGCCGAAGTCAAGAGCGCGCATACGTGTGTTGCTCGGTTTGGAACGCGGGATATCATGGGCGACAATGTGAATGAGTAGGCCCGCAACAGCTGCAGTCACCCAGGGACCAAAGTCTTCAAGAATGTGAGAAGGAACAAGTCCAGATAGGGTAACGCCTGTGACGGTTGCAAAAAGTAACCACAACGATCTCCATGCAGCAGCTTTCCAGCCAAGTTGACTTCGGCAGGCAACAATCGCGAGTGCGGTCACCGGTATCGAGTGCGCCGCGATGGCAATTGGTACGCTAAATGACACACCACTGTCTCCTGCGCTAAGAACGTAAGCTCCCAAAGCAATGCCGTCGCCCATTTGATGAGCCGCCAAGCCGATGAAAGCAAGCTCAAGGCCTAGGCGATGGCTTTCGTCATGATGGTTGTGGTGGTGATCTGTTTTGCCAACCGTAGCGCTGTAGATCCATTCGAGCAAGGCCGGTAAGGCAAGCGCTACCAAAAAGGCGCCGAGCCCCCAGATTCCCAGATCGGTGAGAGCTTCAGGTAACAACTGGACTAGCACCACGAGCAAAGCTGATGAAAGGGCAAAGGTGTGTACGGGCCGCAGGCTGAGGGCTTTGTTTTTGCCCACCAGGCCGACAAGCGCACCGATAGCAACGGATAAAGGAGCAATGATAAAAGCAAGTAGCATGGTGCCTTTGGAAAGAACGCTACCCTATCACAAGCACTGCCTTGCTTAAAACGAAAAGTCAAAACGATGCATCTTCTCGAAGGTATCGCCTGAATTATTCATGCGGTGGCTTCTGGATACATCGACAAAATGTAGGTAAATAGCCCCACATGAACAGAGTTTGTGTGTATTGTGGCTCGCGCTTTGGAAAACATGACGCCTATAAAGTGGCCGCGCAGAAGATGGGTGAATTGATTGCGACGTCGGGAGTTACCTTGGTTTACGGCGGAGCATCTCGTGGGCTTATGGGGGAGCTTGCCAGTTCGGCTATGAAGCACGGCGGCAAGGTCATTGGCGTGATTCCCGAAGCCTTGGTTGAAAAAGAGATAGCTCATGAAGCGCTTAGTGAACTGCAGGTGGTTCCCGACATGCATGTTCGCAAAGCTACGATGTCTACATTAGCCGATGCTTTTATTGCATTGCCTGGCGGCGCAGGGACGTTGGAAGAGTTTTTTGAGATGTTCACATGGTGGCAAGTAGGCTTTCACAAAAAGCCCATTGCGGTAGCTAACATTGA belongs to Myxococcales bacterium and includes:
- a CDS encoding TIGR00730 family Rossman fold protein, with product MNRVCVYCGSRFGKHDAYKVAAQKMGELIATSGVTLVYGGASRGLMGELASSAMKHGGKVIGVIPEALVEKEIAHEALSELQVVPDMHVRKATMSTLADAFIALPGGAGTLEEFFEMFTWWQVGFHKKPIAVANIEGFYDPLISLFEKAVSEGFVEQQWVDRLLIESDLERLWAKLLANFAP
- a CDS encoding permease, giving the protein MLLAFIIAPLSVAIGALVGLVGKNKALSLRPVHTFALSSALLVVLVQLLPEALTDLGIWGLGAFLVALALPALLEWIYSATVGKTDHHHNHHDESHRLGLELAFIGLAAHQMGDGIALGAYVLSAGDSGVSFSVPIAIAAHSIPVTALAIVACRSQLGWKAAAWRSLWLLFATVTGVTLSGLVPSHILEDFGPWVTAAVAGLLIHIVAHDIPRSKPSNTRMRALDFGAVAAALLIVYLGTIHHQGAQHTISEVRTSIGKAWLELTFDTAPTLLVGMLIAAALQLLGSRLPMRWLGKGSSLRQATRGAIIGAPLPICACGVLPITKSLRDRGASAALVVAFLLATPELGIETLALTARFLGWHLAAIRLVAAVAVAIFAALVISRLTGEHRKTEKSLEQTASTPSSPVADKTTSSVFVRFWGHLNELLLHIGPWTVAGLVVAAYVQAVLPNGALYRMASSGVDVLVVTIIAVPSYVCAASATPLAAVLMSKGLSAGAALTALLLGPATNIATVGFLRDQLAQKRLSAAWAPLSCSAG